One Nocardia iowensis DNA window includes the following coding sequences:
- a CDS encoding methyltransferase, whose product MPDTTTTKARNSRAAMPIATLAATADYAFAFAVRAAARLGVADHLADGQRHVTELAEAVGVQPDPLYRLLRALAVKGIFAEPRPRIFELTPSAQLLRTEHPFSLRDVYSGAGADVRAWGAFDYSLRTGAAAFERVHGCDLATYRSRNPIEDAELDRAQHAGTRLDLLTLIRGYPWAAARTVVDVGGGTGALIFALLQRFSAMRGTLFDLPHVVAQARPEQYGADVAARCVLVGGDFFDSVPAGADLYVLKTVVGGWDDEHVVAILRTVRAAMRQDSTLLVLEPIMGYGEEFTLGNVVHLRTLLLYGGLDRTMDDYERLLASARLRPTQVIPRVTLPIVEVVAQ is encoded by the coding sequence GTGCCGGATACAACTACCACCAAGGCCAGGAACAGCAGGGCCGCAATGCCCATCGCGACGCTGGCGGCGACCGCGGACTACGCGTTCGCCTTCGCGGTGCGCGCGGCGGCCAGGCTCGGGGTGGCCGATCACCTTGCCGATGGTCAACGGCACGTCACCGAACTCGCCGAAGCCGTTGGTGTGCAACCTGATCCGCTGTACCGGCTACTGCGCGCGCTGGCCGTGAAGGGTATTTTCGCCGAACCGCGGCCTCGGATCTTCGAGCTGACGCCGTCGGCGCAGTTGCTGCGCACCGAGCATCCGTTCTCGCTGCGGGACGTGTATTCCGGCGCCGGTGCCGACGTGCGCGCTTGGGGGGCATTCGATTACAGCCTGCGCACCGGCGCCGCCGCGTTCGAACGGGTGCACGGCTGCGATCTCGCGACCTATCGCAGCCGGAACCCGATCGAGGACGCGGAGCTGGACCGGGCTCAGCACGCGGGCACCCGGCTCGATCTGCTCACCTTGATCCGGGGCTATCCGTGGGCCGCGGCGCGCACCGTCGTCGATGTGGGTGGCGGCACCGGTGCGTTGATTTTCGCGCTGCTGCAACGGTTTTCCGCGATGCGGGGGACGTTGTTCGATCTGCCGCACGTCGTCGCCCAGGCGCGACCGGAGCAGTACGGTGCCGATGTCGCCGCGCGCTGTGTGCTGGTGGGTGGTGATTTCTTCGACTCGGTGCCCGCCGGAGCCGATCTGTACGTCCTCAAGACCGTTGTCGGCGGATGGGACGACGAGCACGTCGTCGCGATCCTGCGTACTGTCCGCGCCGCGATGCGCCAGGACAGCACGCTGCTCGTGCTCGAGCCGATCATGGGTTACGGCGAGGAGTTCACTCTGGGCAATGTCGTCCACCTGCGCACGCTGCTGCTGTACGGCGGACTGGATCGCACGATGGACGACTACGAACGCCTGCTCGCGAGTGCGCGATTGCGCCCGACGCAGGTGATCCCCCGGGTGACCCTGCCGATCGTCGAGGTGGTCGCGCAGTGA
- a CDS encoding cytochrome P450 yields MTTERILPARFDPFQQTEHDDPARLYAEMRAAGAVCRGGPAQWLIPRYQEVSRLLRDARLGQFQFADAYRLFPATLRQSLGDGPANSFTQRVVAGLDRPAHGPVRRLLAESFTSARVQAMSDRISSRAGELLDAAADTGGFDAVEDLAFPLPLTILGELLGIAPDERELVGHQVLELAKIFTAVLSDEDRASADAAVTWLRDYVEQLVAAGAGTDTVLDRMAHAQAAGTVDRAQLLDNAIFLLFAGLETSMTMISSLCAGLPRHQDQLNILRADPALVPSAVEEVLRFDPPTRITGRIVLEPVPVGDRVLRAGRVVFLLIASANRDERQFRAPETFDVTRRPNPHLSFGSGMHYCVGAGLARLEGAIVLRQLLERFAVFEPDGEPVLAGSATLRSYQHVPVRVGRSR; encoded by the coding sequence GTGACGACCGAGCGAATATTGCCTGCCCGATTCGATCCGTTTCAGCAGACCGAGCACGACGACCCGGCTCGCCTGTACGCCGAGATGCGCGCCGCGGGCGCCGTCTGCCGTGGCGGACCCGCCCAGTGGTTGATCCCGCGCTACCAGGAAGTGTCCCGGCTGCTGCGCGACGCCAGGCTCGGCCAGTTCCAGTTCGCGGACGCCTACCGGCTCTTCCCCGCCACCCTGCGCCAGTCCCTCGGCGACGGCCCGGCGAACAGCTTCACCCAGCGCGTGGTCGCCGGGCTCGATCGGCCCGCGCACGGGCCGGTCCGGCGGTTGCTCGCGGAATCGTTCACCTCCGCGCGGGTGCAGGCCATGTCCGACCGGATCTCGAGTCGGGCAGGCGAACTCCTCGACGCCGCCGCCGACACCGGTGGCTTCGACGCCGTCGAGGACTTGGCGTTTCCGCTGCCGCTGACCATCCTCGGCGAACTGCTGGGGATCGCGCCCGACGAGCGGGAGCTGGTCGGGCATCAGGTGCTCGAGCTCGCGAAGATCTTCACCGCCGTGCTCTCCGACGAGGATCGCGCCAGCGCCGACGCGGCCGTCACCTGGCTGCGGGATTACGTCGAGCAACTGGTCGCCGCCGGTGCCGGGACCGACACCGTGCTCGACCGCATGGCGCACGCGCAGGCGGCGGGGACGGTCGATCGCGCGCAACTGCTGGACAACGCCATCTTCCTGCTGTTCGCCGGTCTGGAAACCTCCATGACGATGATCTCCAGCCTGTGCGCCGGGCTGCCCCGTCACCAGGATCAACTGAACATCTTGCGCGCCGACCCGGCGCTGGTGCCGTCGGCGGTCGAAGAAGTCCTTCGCTTCGATCCGCCGACCCGGATCACCGGGCGGATCGTGCTGGAACCCGTCCCGGTCGGCGACCGGGTTTTGCGGGCAGGGCGAGTGGTTTTCCTGCTCATCGCCTCGGCGAATCGCGACGAGCGCCAGTTCCGCGCCCCCGAGACGTTCGACGTCACCCGCCGTCCGAACCCGCATCTGAGCTTCGGTTCCGGCATGCACTACTGCGTCGGCGCCGGACTCGCCCGCCTCGAAGGCGCCATTGTGCTGCGGCAGCTGCTGGAACGTTTTGCCGTGTTCGAGCCGGACGGTGAGCCGGTGCTGGCCGGGTCCGCGACTTTGCGGTCCTACCAGCACGTCCCGGTACGCGTGGGAAGGAGCCGGTGA
- a CDS encoding cytochrome P450, with protein sequence MREVRSELAPRFDTSSPALRENPYPAYARFRAAGPLCRGGPAQWVVTRYADVANLLKDHRLGSQFPEEYHRFSLGDGPATEFLRRVILHRDRPDHTVLRRLTGSAFGPGLVRTMHEWIERLVDDLLADARERAEIDAVTDLGYLLPVLVICELLGIPADDRDAIRPRAFDLGKAFSTSVGAADRAAADDAVVWLRDYLDNLLAQRRRSPGDDLLSRMLTAEDDGRRLTHEDIVDNAVFLFFAGFETTTSLIATGSAALLQHPDQLALLRRQPTHIPHAIEEFLRYDAPIQSRLRLVLEPLRIADRTLRPGRVVLLSIGSANHDERQFSDPERLDVTRNPNPHLSFGGGIHYCLGATLARIEATVLFTELIQRFPTIEPAGPAVRQLDGAFRTYSAVPMRLLPR encoded by the coding sequence ATGCGAGAGGTTCGGTCCGAACTGGCCCCACGTTTCGACACGTCGAGTCCGGCGCTGCGGGAGAATCCGTACCCGGCTTATGCCAGGTTTCGCGCGGCCGGACCATTGTGCCGTGGCGGGCCCGCGCAGTGGGTGGTCACGCGGTATGCCGATGTCGCGAATCTGCTCAAGGATCACCGGCTCGGCAGCCAGTTCCCGGAGGAATACCACCGGTTCTCCCTCGGCGACGGCCCGGCGACAGAATTCCTGCGGCGGGTCATCCTGCATCGGGATCGGCCCGACCACACCGTGTTACGCCGTTTGACGGGCAGCGCCTTCGGGCCCGGACTGGTGCGCACCATGCACGAGTGGATCGAGCGACTGGTCGACGACCTGCTCGCGGACGCCCGCGAGCGCGCCGAGATCGACGCGGTGACCGATCTCGGCTATCTGCTTCCGGTCCTGGTCATCTGCGAACTGCTCGGTATCCCGGCTGACGACCGCGACGCTATTCGACCGCGGGCGTTCGATCTCGGCAAGGCATTCTCGACCAGCGTCGGCGCGGCCGACCGGGCGGCGGCCGATGACGCCGTGGTCTGGCTGCGCGATTACCTGGACAACCTGCTGGCGCAGCGGCGTCGCAGTCCCGGTGACGATCTGCTCTCCCGCATGCTCACCGCCGAAGACGACGGACGCCGCCTCACCCACGAAGACATCGTCGACAACGCCGTCTTCCTCTTCTTCGCCGGCTTCGAAACCACCACCAGCCTCATCGCCACCGGCTCCGCCGCACTCCTCCAACACCCCGACCAACTCGCACTACTCCGCCGACAACCCACCCACATACCCCACGCCATCGAAGAATTCCTCCGCTACGACGCACCGATTCAGAGCCGGTTGCGACTAGTGCTCGAGCCGTTACGAATCGCGGACCGGACCCTCCGGCCAGGGCGCGTGGTCCTGCTGTCGATCGGCTCGGCCAACCACGACGAACGCCAATTCAGCGACCCCGAGCGCCTCGACGTCACCCGAAATCCGAACCCGCACTTGTCCTTCGGTGGCGGCATCCACTACTGCCTCGGCGCCACCCTCGCCCGCATCGAAGCCACCGTCCTGTTCACCGAACTCATCCAACGATTCCCCACCATCGAGCCGGCAGGCCCCGCGGTCCGCCAACTCGACGGCGCCTTCCGCACCTACAGCGCGGTGCCGATGCGGCTGTTACCACGTTGA
- a CDS encoding non-ribosomal peptide synthetase — translation MSERSQTGTVTIETVRRIVARQLREDDSAAQLPAAYSDSADLIALGIDSLRLMHVASALRTHGVEVTFAELIETPTVAAWWQLVRESHTNGTPSTSTPVRDTEPFDLAPMQQAYWIGSAGGSALGDVNAHYYAELDGHGVVADRLEQAMRLLVHRHPMLRAVFLDDGRQRVLPDSPWPGVIVHDLRELNCAAVDHELAVLRARLASLRMDNARGEVFDVRLSLLPDGRTRLHLNIDMLIADATSFQVILDELATLYRDPAASLPPVEYGFAQYLAELGDRRAAERSRAQAYWQQRIAQLPGPPRLPLAVDPERLSRGTSGRSHHWLNATEKDVLAKRAKAAGLTLPVVLATAFAEVIAMWSEESRFLLNLPVFDREPVHPDIGRVVGDFTNIVLLQVDCAVPHTFAEHAAGLQRQLHADLANTAYTGLDVVRDIMRERPGTASIAPVVFTSAVGMGELYGRNVRSCFGQPVWTSSQTPQVWLDQQVTEHDGGLLINWDVVEELFQPGVVDEMFAAYLRLLRWLGQQDVDWDRLIPELLPGAQAEVRARVNATEGPSPAWLLHERFFERAAESPQRPALWFGESVTSYGELAHLARGIAAMLRGKGLATGEPVIVNVARGPGQIAAVLGVLAAGGVFVPVGIDQPVARRERIRAGAQARWVLVDAAGPTWAAPAQTLDIGDAASWPPIDEPARTSQAAPAYVIYTSGSTGEPKGVEVSHLAAANTVDDINSRYGIGADDRMLAVSALDFDLSVYDIFGALSAGAALVLIDEQDRRDAAVLAELVRRHRVTVWNSVPALLDMLLVVGDRLPLGESLRLALVSGDWVGLDLPGRLAAQVPHCRFVALGGATEAAIWSNSFEVGTVAPEWKSIPYGFPLRNQQYRVVDERGRDRPDWVPGELWIGGTGVARGYRNAPDLTAHSFVTHHGERWYRTGDIGHYLPDGTLVFLGRRDQQIKIRGHRIEIGEIEAALEADDQITRAVVSVVGSPHRRLVATVTSADPELDPARVRSNMVDRLPSAMLPDRIVVVDRLPVSGNGKIDRAAIAAGHERDEIELPPPTTAPVTPTEQTICEIWARVLSSALPDRGISFFVAGGDSLTATRLVEALNRHFGVAMTLRKLYSANTVGEQAAIIDAELAGRTTAFEEGTV, via the coding sequence GTGAGTGAGCGTAGCCAAACCGGAACTGTCACGATCGAAACGGTGCGTCGGATCGTGGCGCGGCAGTTGCGAGAAGACGACTCGGCCGCGCAACTACCCGCTGCCTACTCCGACAGTGCCGATCTCATCGCCCTCGGTATCGATTCGCTCCGATTGATGCATGTCGCCAGTGCGTTGCGTACGCACGGCGTCGAGGTCACCTTCGCCGAGCTGATCGAGACGCCGACCGTCGCCGCTTGGTGGCAGTTGGTGCGCGAATCCCATACCAACGGAACACCATCCACCTCGACGCCGGTCCGCGACACCGAGCCGTTCGATCTCGCGCCGATGCAGCAGGCGTACTGGATCGGCAGCGCGGGCGGGTCGGCGCTCGGTGATGTCAACGCCCACTACTACGCCGAGCTCGACGGCCACGGCGTCGTAGCGGACCGGCTCGAACAGGCGATGCGGCTGCTGGTGCATAGGCACCCGATGTTGCGTGCGGTGTTCCTGGACGACGGGCGGCAACGGGTGCTGCCGGACAGCCCGTGGCCCGGCGTCATCGTGCACGACCTGCGTGAGTTAAATTGCGCGGCAGTCGATCACGAACTCGCCGTGCTGCGTGCCCGGCTCGCGAGCCTGCGGATGGACAACGCACGGGGCGAGGTGTTCGACGTCCGGTTGTCATTGCTGCCGGACGGCCGGACGCGGCTGCACCTGAACATCGACATGCTCATCGCGGATGCCACGAGTTTTCAGGTCATCCTCGACGAACTCGCGACGCTCTACCGAGACCCGGCGGCATCGTTGCCGCCGGTGGAATACGGCTTCGCGCAGTATCTGGCCGAACTCGGTGACCGGCGTGCTGCCGAGCGCAGCCGCGCGCAGGCCTACTGGCAGCAGCGAATCGCGCAGCTGCCCGGTCCGCCTCGGCTGCCCCTTGCCGTCGATCCGGAGCGGTTGAGCCGGGGCACATCCGGGCGCAGCCACCATTGGTTGAACGCCACCGAGAAGGACGTGCTCGCGAAACGGGCCAAGGCCGCGGGGCTGACGCTGCCGGTCGTGCTGGCCACCGCGTTCGCGGAGGTCATCGCGATGTGGAGCGAGGAATCCCGCTTTCTGTTGAACCTGCCGGTGTTCGACCGTGAGCCGGTGCATCCCGACATCGGGCGGGTCGTCGGCGATTTCACCAATATTGTGCTGCTGCAAGTCGATTGCGCCGTGCCGCACACCTTCGCCGAGCACGCCGCCGGGTTGCAGCGTCAGTTGCACGCCGATCTGGCGAACACCGCCTACACCGGACTCGATGTCGTGCGCGACATCATGCGTGAGCGTCCTGGCACGGCATCGATTGCGCCCGTGGTGTTCACCAGCGCCGTCGGCATGGGTGAGCTGTATGGCAGGAACGTGCGGTCCTGTTTCGGACAGCCGGTGTGGACCTCGTCCCAAACGCCGCAGGTCTGGCTGGACCAGCAGGTGACCGAACACGACGGTGGCCTGTTGATCAACTGGGACGTGGTCGAGGAACTGTTCCAGCCGGGCGTAGTCGACGAGATGTTCGCCGCCTATCTGCGCCTGCTGCGCTGGTTGGGGCAGCAGGACGTGGACTGGGATCGGCTCATCCCCGAACTGCTGCCCGGCGCGCAGGCCGAAGTGCGGGCTCGGGTGAACGCGACCGAGGGACCATCCCCGGCCTGGCTACTGCACGAACGATTCTTCGAGCGGGCGGCCGAGTCGCCGCAGCGGCCCGCCCTCTGGTTCGGCGAGTCGGTCACGTCCTACGGCGAACTCGCGCACCTGGCGCGCGGCATTGCCGCGATGCTGCGGGGCAAGGGGCTCGCGACCGGGGAACCCGTCATCGTCAACGTGGCGCGGGGACCGGGCCAGATCGCCGCTGTGCTCGGGGTGCTTGCCGCAGGCGGGGTCTTTGTCCCGGTTGGGATAGATCAACCCGTAGCGCGCCGCGAGCGAATCCGTGCCGGTGCGCAGGCGCGGTGGGTGCTGGTGGACGCGGCGGGGCCGACCTGGGCGGCTCCCGCGCAGACCCTCGACATCGGGGATGCCGCCAGTTGGCCGCCGATCGATGAGCCTGCGCGGACCTCGCAGGCGGCACCCGCATACGTGATCTACACCTCCGGTTCCACCGGCGAACCGAAGGGTGTTGAGGTATCCCACCTGGCGGCGGCGAACACGGTCGACGACATCAACTCCCGGTACGGCATCGGTGCGGACGACCGCATGCTCGCCGTGTCGGCGCTCGACTTCGACCTGTCCGTCTACGACATCTTCGGTGCGCTCTCGGCCGGTGCGGCGCTGGTCCTCATCGATGAACAGGACCGTCGCGACGCGGCGGTGCTGGCTGAGCTGGTCCGGCGACACCGCGTCACGGTCTGGAATTCGGTACCGGCCTTGCTCGACATGCTGCTGGTCGTCGGCGATCGGCTACCGTTGGGCGAGAGTTTGCGGCTGGCACTGGTTTCCGGCGATTGGGTGGGCCTGGACCTGCCCGGCCGGTTGGCCGCGCAGGTGCCGCACTGCCGGTTCGTGGCGCTCGGCGGGGCCACCGAGGCAGCGATCTGGTCCAACAGTTTCGAGGTCGGCACGGTGGCGCCGGAGTGGAAGTCCATTCCATACGGCTTCCCGCTGCGCAATCAGCAGTACCGGGTGGTGGACGAGCGAGGCCGGGATCGCCCGGACTGGGTCCCCGGCGAATTGTGGATCGGCGGAACAGGAGTCGCGCGCGGATACCGCAACGCCCCCGACCTGACCGCGCATTCCTTTGTCACCCACCACGGCGAGCGCTGGTACCGCACCGGCGACATCGGCCACTACCTACCCGACGGCACCCTCGTCTTCCTCGGTCGCCGGGACCAGCAGATCAAGATCCGCGGTCACCGCATCGAGATCGGCGAAATCGAAGCCGCGCTGGAGGCCGACGATCAGATCACCCGCGCCGTCGTTTCGGTCGTCGGGTCACCGCATCGGCGGCTTGTCGCGACGGTGACGTCCGCTGATCCCGAACTCGATCCAGCCCGGGTTCGATCGAACATGGTCGATCGCCTGCCGAGCGCCATGCTGCCGGACCGGATCGTCGTCGTGGACCGGCTGCCGGTCAGCGGCAACGGAAAGATCGACCGTGCGGCGATCGCCGCCGGGCACGAGCGCGACGAGATCGAATTGCCGCCGCCGACCACCGCACCGGTGACACCTACCGAGCAGACGATCTGCGAGATATGGGCGCGGGTGCTGTCGAGCGCACTGCCCGATCGCGGGATCAGTTTCTTCGTCGCTGGCGGCGACAGCCTGACCGCCACCCGCCTCGTCGAGGCACTGAACCGGCATTTCGGGGTGGCCATGACGTTGCGAAAGCTGTATAGCGCCAACACCGTTGGTGAGCAGGCGGCAATCATCGATGCCGAGCTGGCCGGGCGGACGACGGCATTCGAGGAGGGGACCGTATGA